One region of Salvelinus namaycush isolate Seneca chromosome 3, SaNama_1.0, whole genome shotgun sequence genomic DNA includes:
- the LOC120044728 gene encoding arf-GAP with dual PH domain-containing protein 2-like translates to MANKDRNKTILLELGKLPENNQCADCGAPDPDWASYKLGLFVCLNCSGMHRNLSNISRVKSIRLDFWDDELVKFMKTNGNATGRAIYEKAVPAFYYRPQQEDCAVLREQWIRAKYERMEFTGETKYPPLAYTTGFYEGMLWKKGKGQFQRRKFVLSEKEFTLAYYNKEDLSKGPKALISIKDVNVTFQPEKIGHAHGLQITYQEDSHTRSIFVYHESGEEIVNWFNAIRAARFAYLKTAYPTGSDKELRTRITRNYLKEGYMEKTGPMQKETFKKRWFILDSQDRKLLYFKSQLDAEELGVVFIGTETNGYSVSECIPKRTRGNRWRCGVTVETPDRQFVFMCEQEREQREWVEALRQVISKPMQPQDYTTEANIRGKS, encoded by the exons ATGGCAAACAAGGACCGAAACAAAACGATTTTGCTGGAATTGGGGAAACTGCCAGAAAACAATCAATGCGCAGACTGTGGCGCGCCGG ATCCTGACTGGGCGTCCTATAAGCTGGGTTTATTTGTGTGTCTGAACTGCTCTGGAATGCACCGCAACCTGTCCAACATCAGCCGCGTCAAATCCATACGGCTCGACTTCTGGGATGACGAGCTAGTGAAG TTCATGAAAACCAATGGAAATGCCACAGGCAGAGCCATCTATGAGAAAGCAGTCCCGGCATTCTACTACCGGCCCCAGCAAGAAGACTGTGC CGTCTTAAGGGAGCAGTGGATAAGAGCAAAATATGAGAGGATGGAATTTACCGGCGAGACAAAGTATCCTCCACTGGCCTACACGACAG GTTTCTATGAAGGGATGCTGTGGAAGAAGGGGAAGGGACAGTTTCAGAGAAGGAAGTTTGTTCTGTCTGAGAAGGAATTCACCCTGGCTTACTACAACAAGGAGGAT CTGTCCAAAGGGCCCAAAGCGCTCATCTCCATCAAAGATGTGAATGTGACCTTTCAACCTGAGAAAATTGGTCACGCCCATGGTCTGCAGATTACCTACCAGGAAGACAGCCACACCAGAAGTATTTTTGTCTACCACGAAAGTGGAGAG GAGATTGTCAACTGGTTCAATGCCATTCGAGCTGCTCGTTTTGCCTACCTGAAAACAGCATACCCCACAGGAAGTGATAAAGAA TTGAGGACTAGAATTACCAGAAACTACCTCAAAGAAGGATACATGGAGAAGACAGGTCCTATG CAAAAGGAGACGTTCAAAAAGAGATGGTTCATCTTGGACTCCCAAGACAGGAAGCTCCTTTACTTCAAAAGCCAGCTG GATGCTGAGGAGCTGGGAGTTGTGTTCATCGGCACAGAGACCAATGGTTACTCAGTGAGTGAGTGCATTCCCAAAAGGACCAGAGGCAACAGGTGGAGGTGTGGAGTCACAGTGGAGACGCCGGACCGCCAGTTTGTCTTCATGTGTGAGcaggagagggagcagagagagtgGGTGGAGGCCCTCAGACAGGTCATCTCTAAACCCATGCAGCCCCAGGACTACACCA CTGAAGCCAACATCCGAGGGAAGAGTTGA
- the LOC120043830 gene encoding ATPase family AAA domain-containing protein 5-like — protein MAGVVAMASVIEDFETQPCKRSCKDAHAPPVKMITNYFSPVPKPMEKPFSPPRSNNIMDYFSRKTTPVREKGSTPEQTKENRLGPQPSESPACLDSPVRLPAKPPQKQGRKPSKVARQLQETDADAGSTETEECVVLEGPGDSEGSEGNVVSSSCGFLGSDTATLLAQFSADAGMAGDTCGKIDPGAACPEKAQKDNHPKVDSKKRAPAKKKESCDGSPKIPRKDKVTVSKAKAKQQEDKETGEYVPEVQEAELSLCDASLEVNVGEASQLNGSTVTISFEDFLQTRGQGEEKVGEKSGVYPEPEDTLDVPKANELCPLQISPRTLTIQAEVHTISPGHEPVLVAEKKMASIFSREKEGSLAPVVVKTASSSRPQSRPELLHAPKRKSNVVLQEEDLELSVVESESSTPKCSQTERKQFMSAFKQPAKPGKGPGKQPVDKALGEAGEEAAEEENHSAAPTEEQPGKNAAKKKPQRRGRKKALEQESVPSPAAQEDHVPMETDAVETDSKPKGKSNTEAKPEAEPTTSTSTTVRRSTREAPCRQTPVVDPVTPVRKTKKERVKDVAAVTEDCPVQMSTPKSDKSRHRVFRAQMVCPPDKTGSPIRMKFTRVVFQSSASKSEGGSDFEILSPLATKESNSSKKRKKAKKLVEKAREIQQSKKAAADKEGQRSLRRSSRSQVSVKKSYSEDQDSVVCVEDSQDGSAPTAKEKGKAQKRSLNDVLGKKAPASKEDNNPAVAAMFLGKKAPRTSVISIFDDCSRDGSENSQDGEQFRARREFLKSGFPESFKKQIAKTVATNEAYAVSCSSFQPVVHVLQTSQECPLWSLPWPVSPRLHFLKELRCLPSNQLPSHDSSTCCKTEPASRAHTERGSGWREDFSEPIRKLLMGEISASNPPFPVQRFLTRFLKRRTDHLQECTASEADPSTKLASSAPASTEPVGGKRKRVEEGKVAVGKVAKKQRSRRSEEKIIVIDGDTISPEPEPPRRGGRGRRRKQQENEEMKTPLPSLKDPVLLLEHSPLASNSVKDDSVKEDVLWTEKYQPQHSNDIIGNTASVRRLHSWLREWKLRADREERKKQKEKKQEDNSNDSWDTEDGDSQEGEDFMCNTLLITGPTGVGKTAAVYACAQELGFKVFEVNASSQRSGRQILSQLREATQSHQVDIQGVNAHKPCYFSSSTTRPGSSPRKVYSPRRVVSSPRKPPQSPRGAKRGGLAPTSLANFFKMGRPGPTNKEPASASQDQKQPTAVPKKTSKAKESSSKTEEPQNGPAAAANTKDSSSSSEEQSKKTATSLILFEEVDVVFDDDSGFLAAIKTFMTTTKRPVILTTSDPTFSTMFDGYFEEIHFKTPSVVNVGSYLQLLCLVENMRTDARDISSLLQLNGCDIRQSLLHLQFWSRSTGGRKLSRPLPDSVPIPTHLQPKTEETAGGSVVSEGVTPAGPLPPCDTGCTESMLGLLNMEPERDMQDLFKSQSTVEPGCWELLTTSKRRGMDLLYSNMEALLPLPTTHLTVTTHRRPQEVSNRTQEESSADPQEVATSMNSIKPEIDLPPQTEVDPLPHSRLQQVAEGSETDGSPVKVSSRMKKKKKQLGTREDLDPFHSDSDSDDAFLSLHTKPPPNPPQTQMEGEDSQNDSTSNKVELESVKAREEEVKEKAPAPVRMRVPLTPEQRMKSEPVSHCLGSLAEFLDHMSLLDSSLCLHTSPVGGARHAHRAFGLRAETKDGMNDEPREECHGGSWVEGERAGEIQAAVEALSFQRCRAGVEEAWGKAQGLEGELGKEAVNELTLPVAPHRQGFRLTQDSPCEPKVLQRRREVMDILPSRVAGTLGNRPAAALDFLPFLRTICRSETLKEQFKVKRRFLHYLDAIHLGLPKNTLQYLAEDFP, from the exons ATGGCTGGTGTCGTTGCTATGGCATCTGTCATTGAAGATTTTGAAACTCAG CCATGCAAGAGATCATGCAAAGATGCCCATGCTCCTCCTGTCAAGATGATCACAAACTACTTTTCCCCTGTGCCCAAGCCCATGGAGAAACCATTCTCCCCACCCAGGTCCAACAACATCATGGATTACTTCAGCCGGAAGACCACACCAGTTAGAGAGAAAGGTAGTACCCCAGAGCAGACTAAGGAGAACCGCCTGGGGCCCCAGCCCTCTGAATCACCAGCCTGCCTAGACAGCCCTGTGAGGCTGCCAGCCAAGCCCCCTCAGAAACAGGGCAGGAAGCCCAGCAAAGTTGCCCGGCAGTTACAGGAGACTGATGCTGATGCAGGTTCCACTGAGACGGAGGAGTGTGTGGTCTTAGAGGGGCCAGGAGACAGTGAGGGGTCAGAGGGCAACGTAGTGAGCAGCAGCTGTGGCTTCCTGGGTAGTGACACAGCTACCCTGCTGGCCCAGTTCAGTGCTGATGCTGGCATGGCTGGAGACACCTGTGGTAAGATTGACCCTGGCGCGGCATGTCCTGAGAAGGCTCAAAAAGACAATCATCCCAAGGTGGACTCTAAAAAAAGGGCTCCTGCAAAGAAAAAGGAAAGTTGCGACGGTTCTCCTAAAATTCCTAGAAAGGACAAGGTGACTGTCAGTAAGGCTAAAGCCAAGCAGCAGGAGGATAAGGAAACGGGGGAATATGTGCCCGAGGTCCAGGAGGCTGAGCTCTCTTTGTGTGATGCAAGCTTAGAGGTGAACGTGGGTGAGGCGTCTCAGTTGAACGGGAGCACCGTCACCATCTCCTTTGAGGACTTCCTGCAGACTCGGGGCCAGGGAGAGGAGAAAGTGGGGGAGAAAAGCGGAGTCTACCCGGAGCCAGAAGACACGTTGGATGTACCCAAAGCCAATGAGCTTTGTCCCCTGCAGATATCTCCTCGAACCCTCACCATCCAAGCTGAGGTGCACACCATTTCCCCCGGCCACGAGCCAGTCCTGGTTGCAGAGAAAAAGATGGCCTCCATCTTCTCCAGGGAAAAAGAGGGGAGCCTAGCACCTGTAGTGGTGAAGACCGCTTCCTCTTCTCGTCCCCAGTCTAGACCGGAGCTGCTGCATGCCCCAAAAAGGAAGTCCAACGTGGTCCTGCAGGAGGAGGACCTGGAGCTCAGTGTCGTTGAGTCTGAATCATCCACTCCCAAGTGCAGCCAGACTGAGCGAAAGCAGTTCATGAGTGCTTTCAAGCAGCCAGCCAAGCCCGGCAAGGGTCCTGGGAAGCAGCCTGTGGACAAGGCCTTGGGGGAGGCTGGGGAGGAGGCCGCTGAGGAGGAGAACCACTCTGCTGCCCCAACAGAGGAGCAGCCAGGTAAAAATGCAGCTAAGAAGAAACCGCAGAGACGAGGGAGGAAGAAGGCCTTGGAGCAGGAGTCAGTTCCCTCACCTGCGGCACAAGAAGACCATGTTCCCATGGAGACTGACGCTGTGGAGACTGATTCTAAACCCAAAGGGAAGTCCAACACTGAGGCTAAACCTGAAGCAGAACCCACCACctccacatcaacaacagtcaggAGGTCCACCAGAGAAGCCCCTTGCAGGCAGACACCTGTTGTTGATCCAGTAACCCCAGTGaggaaaacaaaaaaagaaagggTGAAAGATGTTGCAGCAGTCACCGAGGACTGCCCGGTCCAGATGTCCACCCCGAAGTCAGACAAGTCCAGACACAGGGTGTTCAGAGCACAGATGGTCTGTCCACCAGACAAGACAGGAAGTCCCATCAG GATGAAATTTACTAGAGTCGTCTTCCAAAGCTCTGCATCAAAGTCTGAGGGTGGAAGTGATTTTGAAATCCTGAGTCCCCTAGCTACTAAG GAATCCAATTCATCCAAAAAGAGAAAAAAGGCAAAGAAGTTGGTGGAGAAAGCCCGGGAGATACAGCAGAGTAAAAAGGCAGCGGCGGATAAGGAGGGTCAGAGGTCTTTACGACGCTCCTCCCGGAGCCAGGTCTCGGTCAAGAAGAGCTACAGTGAAGACCAG GACTCAGTGGTTTGTGTGGAGGATAGCCAGGATGGCTCTGCTCCGACTGCCAAGGAGAAGGGCAAAGCTCAGAAACGCAGTCTAAATGATGTATTGGGGAAAAAAGCACCTGCCAGCAAGGAGGACAATAATCCAGCAG TGGCTGCCATGTTCCTTGGGAAAAAAGCACCGAGGACATCAGTCATATCCATCTTTGATGATTGCAG CCGTGATGGTTCAGAGAACTCTCAGGATGGTGAACAGTTCCGAGCCCGCAGAGAGTTCCTGAAGAGTGGCTTCCCAGAGTCCTTCAAGAAGCAGATAGCCAAAACCGTTGCCACCAATGAGGCCTACGCagtctcctgctcctccttccaGCCTGTAGTGCACGTGCTGCAGACGTCACAGG AGTGTCCTCTCTGGAGTCTACCATGGCCTGTTTCTCCTCGCTTACACTTCCTGAAGGAGCTTCGATGTCTACCATCAAACCAGCTTCCATCCCACGATAGTTCCACTTGCTGTAAGACTGAGCCAGCCTCCAGAGCCCACACTGAAAGG GGGTCTGGCTGGCGAGAAGATTTCTCTGAGCCCATTCGTAAGCTCCTAATGGGGGAGATCAGTGCATCCAATCCTCCTTTCCCCGTCCAGCGGTTTCTCACACGCTTCCTGAAGAGGCGGACGGACCACCTCCAGGAATGCACAGCTTCAGAGGCAGACCCCAGTACCAAACTCGCCAGCAGTGCCCCAGCATCGACAGAGCCTGTggggggaaagaggaagagagtggaagagggaaaggTGGCCGTGGGAAAGGTGGCCAAGAAGCAGAGGTCCAGGAGGTCGGAGGAGAAGATCATTGTGATCGACGGGGACACCATCTCCCCTGAACCTGAGCCACCCAGGAGGGGAGGGCGAGGGAGGAGGCGCAAGCAACAGGAGAACGAGGAGATGAAAACACCACTCCCCTCCCTAAAGGACCCGGTGCTACTCCTGGAGCACTCGCCACTGGCTAGCAACTCTGTCAAAGATG ACTCCGTAAAAGAGGATGTGTTGTGGACAGAGAAGTACCAACCACAGCACTCCAATGACATCATAGGCAACACTGCCTCAGTGAGGAGGCTGCACAG TTGGCTGAGGGAATGGAAGCTCAGAGCTGAccgggaagagaggaagaaacaGAAGGAAAAGAAACAGGAGGATAACAGCAATG ACTCATGGGACACTGAAGACGGGGACTCTCAGGAGGGGGAAGACTTTATGTGTAACACCCTGCTGATCACTGGTCCCACGGGGGTCGGCAAGACCGCTGCCGTCTACGCCTGCGCCCAGGAACTCGGCTTTAAG GTGTTTGAGGTGAATGCGTCGTCCCAGCGGAGCGGCCGTCAGATCCTGTCCCAGCTGAGGGAGGCCACCCAGTCCCACCAGGTGGACATCCAGGGGGTCAACGCCCATAAGCCGTGCTACTTCAGTAGCTCCACCACCAGGCCTGGATCCTCACCAC GGAAAGTGTACTCTCCTCGAAGGGTGGTGTCCTCCCCCAGGAAGCCCCCCCAGTCCCCCCGTGGAGCCAAGAGGGGAGGCCTGGCCCCCACCTCCCTGGCCAACTTCTTCAAAATGGGCCGACCTGGTCCCACCAACAAGGAACCTGCCAGTGCCAGCCAAGACCAGAAGCAACCAACCG ctgttcccaagAAGACCAGTAAAGCCAAGGAGAGTTCCAGTAAGACTGAAGAGCCTCAGAACGgaccagcagcagcagccaacACCAaggactcctcctcctccagtgaAGAGCAGAGCAAGAAGACAGCCACGTCACTCATTCTCTTTGAGGAGGTGGATGTCGTCTTTGATGATGACTCTGGGTTCCTGGCTGCCATCAAAACGTTCATGACCACCACCAAGAGACCGGTGATCCTCACCACCAGTG ATCCCACCTTCAGTACCATGTTTGATGGCTACTTTGAGGAGATCCATTTCAAAACCCCCTCAGTG GTGAATGTGGGGAGCTACCTGCAGCTGCTGTGCCTGGTTGAGAACATGCGTACGGACGCCCGCGACATCTCCTCTCTGCTCCAGCTGAACGGTTGTGACATCCGCCAGAGCCTTCTACACCTGCAGTTCTGGAGCCGCTCCACAGGGGGGCGGAAGCTATCCCGTCCTCTCCCAGACTCAGTCCCCATAC CGACACATCTCCAGCCAAAGACAGAGGAAACTGCAGGTGGCTCTGTGGTGAGTGAGGGGGTGACCCCAGCAGGACCCCTGCCCCCCTGTGACACAGGCTGCACAGAGAGCATGCTGGGGCTGCTGAACATGGAGCCAGAGAGGGACATGCAGGATCTGTTCAAG AGCCAGTCCACAGTGGAGCCAGGTTGCTGGGAGCTGCTGACCACAAGCAAGAGGAGAGGAATGGACCTGCTCTACTCCAACATGGAGGCCCTGCTTCCCCTACCCACCACACACCTCACTGTCACAACCCACAGGCGGCCACAGGAAGTGAGCAACCGGACACAGGAAGAGTCCAGCGCTGATCCACAGGAAGTAGCCACTAGTATGAATAGTATAAAGCCAGAGATTGATCTACCACCTCAGACTGAGGTTGATCCACTGCCCCACTCCAGGCTCCAGCAGGTGGCAGAGGGGTCAGAGACAGACGGGAGCCCGGTGAAGGTATCCTCTagaatgaagaagaagaagaagcagctgGGTACCCGGGAGGACCTGGACCCCTTTCACTCAGACTCTGATTCCGACGACgccttcctctccctccacacTAAACCACCTCCCAACCCCCCTCAGACACAGATGGAAGGGGAGGACAGTCAGAACGATTCTACCAGCAACAAGGTTGAATTAGAATCTGTGAAGGCTAGAGAGGAAGAGGTAAAGGAGAAGGCCCCTGCCCCGGTGAGGATGAGGGTGCCGCTTACCCCGGAGCAGAGGATGAAGAGTGAGCCTGTGTCCCACTGCCTGGGCTCCCTGGCAGAGTTCCTCGACCACATGTCCCTCCTGGACTCCTCCCTTTGCCTCCACACCTCACCTGTAGGTGGCGCCAGACACGCACACAGAGCGTTCGGCCTGAGAGCCGAGACTAAAGACGGGATGAATGATGAGCCCAGGGAGGAGTGCCATGGAGGGAgctgggtggagggggagagagcgggggagatCCAGGCTGCTGTGGAGGCTCTGAGCTTCCAGAGGTGCAGGGCCGGGGTGGAGGAGGCGTGGGGTAAAGCTCAGGGTCTAGAGGGGGAACTGGGGAAGGAGGCTGTGAACGAGCTCACACTCCCTGTGGCCCCGCACAGACAGGGCTTCAGACTCACCCAGGACAGCCCCTGTGAACCAAA GGTTCtccagaggaggagggaggtgatgGACATTCTACCCAGCCGAGTGGCAGGGACACTGGGTAACAGACCTGCTGCAGCCCTGGACTTCCTTCCCTTCCTACGGACCATATGCCGATCAGAGACGCTCAAGGAGCAGTTCAAGGTTAAACGCAG GTTCCTCCACTACCTGGATGCCATTCACCTGGGCCTTCCCAAGAACACGCTACAATACCTAGCAGAGGACTTCCCTTGA